A window of the Eubalaena glacialis isolate mEubGla1 chromosome 9, mEubGla1.1.hap2.+ XY, whole genome shotgun sequence genome harbors these coding sequences:
- the C9H8orf58 gene encoding uncharacterized protein C8orf58 homolog isoform X2: MLGRRRVFAVEPLGGRDGAGEDLARGCVVPGVTSTYRRIPDAAPGWLADSCKGHGRLRAPGRQVPLLKLASQDSGVEMAVGDSSLATSPGLSQDSLNFEPMRSAEPLALGAMEPPAHLSRLLASRKLEQVLERSRQLPTSSASLSHYRSPKPPSNPECEMPLFGAGGQEATEAESDLEAGLEEAEVVGGLGPEAWACLPGQGLRYLEHLCLVLEQMARLQQLCLQLQTRRGPGVSELWAVGPAGRQVSGGCRGWGGPLEPGLPSEQPQCSSQVLKARLSCAQDPKEKEQPALAPSPPPSHAPGSEVHGQWERLSQTEETARTASAPKVGVPSASPSRLSEALAEPAHTFPSSQGHRRDLSHWNKVKVLLNRIRWRSPRPAEPAAPRDGSAPRIASRDLSERPPGQTLQKTFMPSLVVKKQRAKNLTVC, from the exons ATGCTGGGCCGGCGGCGCGTCTTCGCCGTGGAGCCGCTGGGCGGCCGGG ATGGGGCTGGCGAGGACCTGGCACGTGGTTGTGTAGTGCCTGGAGTCACCAGCACCTACAGACGGATCCCGGATGCCGCTCCAGGGTGGTTGGCAGACTCCTGCAAGGGGCATGGCAGGCTGAGAGCACCCGGGAGGCAGGTGCCACTTCTCAAACTGGCCTCCCAGGACTCAGGAGTGGAGATGGCGGTTGGGGACAGCTCCCTAGCCACCTCACCGGGCCTTTCTCAAGACTCTCTGAACTTTGAGCCCATGCGGAGCGCTGAGCCCCTGGCCCTTGGTGCCATGGAGCCTCCTGCCCACCTAAGCCGGCTTCTAGCCAGCCGTAAGCTGGAGCAGGTGCTGGAGCGGTCCCGCCAACTCCCGACTTCCTCTGCCAGCTTGTCACACTACCGCTCCCCAAAGCCACCAAGCAACCCTGAGTGTGAAATGCCCCTTTTTGGAGCAGGAGGACAGGAGGCCACTGAGGCAGAGAGTGACCTAGAGGCAGGCCTGGAAGAAGCAGAGGTG GTGGGGGGCTTGGGGCCTGAAGCCTGGGCCTGCCTCCCAGGGCAGGGTCTTCGCTACCTGGAACACCTGTGCCTGGTGCTGGAGCAGATGGCGAGGCTGCAGCAGCTCTGCCTGCAGCTGCAGACTCGGAGGGGCCCTGGGGTGAGTGAGCTGTGGGCAGTCGGGCCAGCGGGCAGGCAGGTGAGTGGGGGATGCAGAGGATGGGGGGGACCCCTGGAACCAGGACTCCCTTCAGAACAGCCTCAGTGCTCTAGCCAGGTCCTGAAAGCCCGTCTCTCCTGCGCACAGGATCCCAAAGAGAAGGAGCAGCCAGCCCTGGCGCCTTCACCTCCACCCTCTCACGCCCCAGGCAGTGAGGTACACGGGCAGTGGGAGCGGCTCAGCCAGACAGAGGAGACAG CAAGGACAGCTTCCGCCCCAAAGGTAGGGGTGCCCAGCGCCAGCCCTTCCAGGCTGTCAGAGGCCCTGGCAGAGCCAGCTCACACCTTTCCATCCTCCCAGGGACACAGG CGGGATCTCTCCCACTGGAACAAGGTCAAGGTCCTGCTCAACCGGATCCGGTGGAGGAGCCCTCGACCTGCTGAACCCGCTGCCCCTCGTGATGGCTCTGCCCCCAG GATTGCATCAAGGGACCTCTCTGAAAGGCCTCCAGGCCAAACCCTCCAGAAGACCTTTATGCCATCATTAGTGGTTAAGAAGCAACGAGCAAAAAACCTTACTGTATGCTGA
- the C9H8orf58 gene encoding uncharacterized protein C8orf58 homolog isoform X4: MLGRRRVFAVEPLGGRDGAGEDLARGCVVPGVTSTYRRIPDAAPGWLADSCKGHGRLRAPGRQVPLLKLASQDSGVEMAVGDSSLATSPGLSQDSLNFEPMRSAEPLALGAMEPPAHLSRLLASRKLEQVLERSRQLPTSSASLSHYRSPKPPSNPECEMPLFGAGGQEATEAESDLEAGLEEAEVVGGLGPEAWACLPGQGLRYLEHLCLVLEQMARLQQLCLQLQTRRGPGVSELWAVGPAGRQVSGGCRGWGGPLEPGLPSEQPQCSSQVLKARLSCAQDPKEKEQPALAPSPPPSHAPGSEVHGQWERLSQTEETGARTASAPKRDLSHWNKVKVLLNRIRWRSPRPAEPAAPRDGSAPRIASRDLSERPPGQTLQKTFMPSLVVKKQRAKNLTVC, from the exons ATGCTGGGCCGGCGGCGCGTCTTCGCCGTGGAGCCGCTGGGCGGCCGGG ATGGGGCTGGCGAGGACCTGGCACGTGGTTGTGTAGTGCCTGGAGTCACCAGCACCTACAGACGGATCCCGGATGCCGCTCCAGGGTGGTTGGCAGACTCCTGCAAGGGGCATGGCAGGCTGAGAGCACCCGGGAGGCAGGTGCCACTTCTCAAACTGGCCTCCCAGGACTCAGGAGTGGAGATGGCGGTTGGGGACAGCTCCCTAGCCACCTCACCGGGCCTTTCTCAAGACTCTCTGAACTTTGAGCCCATGCGGAGCGCTGAGCCCCTGGCCCTTGGTGCCATGGAGCCTCCTGCCCACCTAAGCCGGCTTCTAGCCAGCCGTAAGCTGGAGCAGGTGCTGGAGCGGTCCCGCCAACTCCCGACTTCCTCTGCCAGCTTGTCACACTACCGCTCCCCAAAGCCACCAAGCAACCCTGAGTGTGAAATGCCCCTTTTTGGAGCAGGAGGACAGGAGGCCACTGAGGCAGAGAGTGACCTAGAGGCAGGCCTGGAAGAAGCAGAGGTG GTGGGGGGCTTGGGGCCTGAAGCCTGGGCCTGCCTCCCAGGGCAGGGTCTTCGCTACCTGGAACACCTGTGCCTGGTGCTGGAGCAGATGGCGAGGCTGCAGCAGCTCTGCCTGCAGCTGCAGACTCGGAGGGGCCCTGGGGTGAGTGAGCTGTGGGCAGTCGGGCCAGCGGGCAGGCAGGTGAGTGGGGGATGCAGAGGATGGGGGGGACCCCTGGAACCAGGACTCCCTTCAGAACAGCCTCAGTGCTCTAGCCAGGTCCTGAAAGCCCGTCTCTCCTGCGCACAGGATCCCAAAGAGAAGGAGCAGCCAGCCCTGGCGCCTTCACCTCCACCCTCTCACGCCCCAGGCAGTGAGGTACACGGGCAGTGGGAGCGGCTCAGCCAGACAGAGGAGACAG GAGCAAGGACAGCTTCCGCCCCAAAG CGGGATCTCTCCCACTGGAACAAGGTCAAGGTCCTGCTCAACCGGATCCGGTGGAGGAGCCCTCGACCTGCTGAACCCGCTGCCCCTCGTGATGGCTCTGCCCCCAG GATTGCATCAAGGGACCTCTCTGAAAGGCCTCCAGGCCAAACCCTCCAGAAGACCTTTATGCCATCATTAGTGGTTAAGAAGCAACGAGCAAAAAACCTTACTGTATGCTGA
- the C9H8orf58 gene encoding uncharacterized protein C8orf58 homolog isoform X1 — MLGRRRVFAVEPLGGRDGAGEDLARGCVVPGVTSTYRRIPDAAPGWLADSCKGHGRLRAPGRQVPLLKLASQDSGVEMAVGDSSLATSPGLSQDSLNFEPMRSAEPLALGAMEPPAHLSRLLASRKLEQVLERSRQLPTSSASLSHYRSPKPPSNPECEMPLFGAGGQEATEAESDLEAGLEEAEVVGGLGPEAWACLPGQGLRYLEHLCLVLEQMARLQQLCLQLQTRRGPGVSELWAVGPAGRQVSGGCRGWGGPLEPGLPSEQPQCSSQVLKARLSCAQDPKEKEQPALAPSPPPSHAPGSEVHGQWERLSQTEETGARTASAPKVGVPSASPSRLSEALAEPAHTFPSSQGHRRDLSHWNKVKVLLNRIRWRSPRPAEPAAPRDGSAPRIASRDLSERPPGQTLQKTFMPSLVVKKQRAKNLTVC, encoded by the exons ATGCTGGGCCGGCGGCGCGTCTTCGCCGTGGAGCCGCTGGGCGGCCGGG ATGGGGCTGGCGAGGACCTGGCACGTGGTTGTGTAGTGCCTGGAGTCACCAGCACCTACAGACGGATCCCGGATGCCGCTCCAGGGTGGTTGGCAGACTCCTGCAAGGGGCATGGCAGGCTGAGAGCACCCGGGAGGCAGGTGCCACTTCTCAAACTGGCCTCCCAGGACTCAGGAGTGGAGATGGCGGTTGGGGACAGCTCCCTAGCCACCTCACCGGGCCTTTCTCAAGACTCTCTGAACTTTGAGCCCATGCGGAGCGCTGAGCCCCTGGCCCTTGGTGCCATGGAGCCTCCTGCCCACCTAAGCCGGCTTCTAGCCAGCCGTAAGCTGGAGCAGGTGCTGGAGCGGTCCCGCCAACTCCCGACTTCCTCTGCCAGCTTGTCACACTACCGCTCCCCAAAGCCACCAAGCAACCCTGAGTGTGAAATGCCCCTTTTTGGAGCAGGAGGACAGGAGGCCACTGAGGCAGAGAGTGACCTAGAGGCAGGCCTGGAAGAAGCAGAGGTG GTGGGGGGCTTGGGGCCTGAAGCCTGGGCCTGCCTCCCAGGGCAGGGTCTTCGCTACCTGGAACACCTGTGCCTGGTGCTGGAGCAGATGGCGAGGCTGCAGCAGCTCTGCCTGCAGCTGCAGACTCGGAGGGGCCCTGGGGTGAGTGAGCTGTGGGCAGTCGGGCCAGCGGGCAGGCAGGTGAGTGGGGGATGCAGAGGATGGGGGGGACCCCTGGAACCAGGACTCCCTTCAGAACAGCCTCAGTGCTCTAGCCAGGTCCTGAAAGCCCGTCTCTCCTGCGCACAGGATCCCAAAGAGAAGGAGCAGCCAGCCCTGGCGCCTTCACCTCCACCCTCTCACGCCCCAGGCAGTGAGGTACACGGGCAGTGGGAGCGGCTCAGCCAGACAGAGGAGACAG GAGCAAGGACAGCTTCCGCCCCAAAGGTAGGGGTGCCCAGCGCCAGCCCTTCCAGGCTGTCAGAGGCCCTGGCAGAGCCAGCTCACACCTTTCCATCCTCCCAGGGACACAGG CGGGATCTCTCCCACTGGAACAAGGTCAAGGTCCTGCTCAACCGGATCCGGTGGAGGAGCCCTCGACCTGCTGAACCCGCTGCCCCTCGTGATGGCTCTGCCCCCAG GATTGCATCAAGGGACCTCTCTGAAAGGCCTCCAGGCCAAACCCTCCAGAAGACCTTTATGCCATCATTAGTGGTTAAGAAGCAACGAGCAAAAAACCTTACTGTATGCTGA
- the C9H8orf58 gene encoding uncharacterized protein C8orf58 homolog isoform X3, with amino-acid sequence MLGRRRVFAVEPLGGRDGAGEDLARGCVVPGVTSTYRRIPDAAPGWLADSCKGHGRLRAPGRQVPLLKLASQDSGVEMAVGDSSLATSPGLSQDSLNFEPMRSAEPLALGAMEPPAHLSRLLASRKLEQVLERSRQLPTSSASLSHYRSPKPPSNPECEMPLFGAGGQEATEAESDLEAGLEEAEVVGGLGPEAWACLPGQGLRYLEHLCLVLEQMARLQQLCLQLQTRRGPGVSELWAVGPAGRQVSGGCRGWGGPLEPGLPSEQPQCSSQVLKARLSCAQDPKEKEQPALAPSPPPSHAPGSEVHGQWERLSQTEETGARTASAPKVGVPSASPSRLSEALAEPAHTFPSSQGHRVKVLLNRIRWRSPRPAEPAAPRDGSAPRIASRDLSERPPGQTLQKTFMPSLVVKKQRAKNLTVC; translated from the exons ATGCTGGGCCGGCGGCGCGTCTTCGCCGTGGAGCCGCTGGGCGGCCGGG ATGGGGCTGGCGAGGACCTGGCACGTGGTTGTGTAGTGCCTGGAGTCACCAGCACCTACAGACGGATCCCGGATGCCGCTCCAGGGTGGTTGGCAGACTCCTGCAAGGGGCATGGCAGGCTGAGAGCACCCGGGAGGCAGGTGCCACTTCTCAAACTGGCCTCCCAGGACTCAGGAGTGGAGATGGCGGTTGGGGACAGCTCCCTAGCCACCTCACCGGGCCTTTCTCAAGACTCTCTGAACTTTGAGCCCATGCGGAGCGCTGAGCCCCTGGCCCTTGGTGCCATGGAGCCTCCTGCCCACCTAAGCCGGCTTCTAGCCAGCCGTAAGCTGGAGCAGGTGCTGGAGCGGTCCCGCCAACTCCCGACTTCCTCTGCCAGCTTGTCACACTACCGCTCCCCAAAGCCACCAAGCAACCCTGAGTGTGAAATGCCCCTTTTTGGAGCAGGAGGACAGGAGGCCACTGAGGCAGAGAGTGACCTAGAGGCAGGCCTGGAAGAAGCAGAGGTG GTGGGGGGCTTGGGGCCTGAAGCCTGGGCCTGCCTCCCAGGGCAGGGTCTTCGCTACCTGGAACACCTGTGCCTGGTGCTGGAGCAGATGGCGAGGCTGCAGCAGCTCTGCCTGCAGCTGCAGACTCGGAGGGGCCCTGGGGTGAGTGAGCTGTGGGCAGTCGGGCCAGCGGGCAGGCAGGTGAGTGGGGGATGCAGAGGATGGGGGGGACCCCTGGAACCAGGACTCCCTTCAGAACAGCCTCAGTGCTCTAGCCAGGTCCTGAAAGCCCGTCTCTCCTGCGCACAGGATCCCAAAGAGAAGGAGCAGCCAGCCCTGGCGCCTTCACCTCCACCCTCTCACGCCCCAGGCAGTGAGGTACACGGGCAGTGGGAGCGGCTCAGCCAGACAGAGGAGACAG GAGCAAGGACAGCTTCCGCCCCAAAGGTAGGGGTGCCCAGCGCCAGCCCTTCCAGGCTGTCAGAGGCCCTGGCAGAGCCAGCTCACACCTTTCCATCCTCCCAGGGACACAGG GTCAAGGTCCTGCTCAACCGGATCCGGTGGAGGAGCCCTCGACCTGCTGAACCCGCTGCCCCTCGTGATGGCTCTGCCCCCAG GATTGCATCAAGGGACCTCTCTGAAAGGCCTCCAGGCCAAACCCTCCAGAAGACCTTTATGCCATCATTAGTGGTTAAGAAGCAACGAGCAAAAAACCTTACTGTATGCTGA
- the C9H8orf58 gene encoding uncharacterized protein C8orf58 homolog isoform X5 — MLGRRRVFAVEPLGGRDGAGEDLARGCVVPGVTSTYRRIPDAAPGWLADSCKGHGRLRAPGRQVPLLKLASQDSGVEMAVGDSSLATSPGLSQDSLNFEPMRSAEPLALGAMEPPAHLSRLLASRKLEQVLERSRQLPTSSASLSHYRSPKPPSNPECEMPLFGAGGQEATEAESDLEAGLEEAEVVGGLGPEAWACLPGQGLRYLEHLCLVLEQMARLQQLCLQLQTRRGPGDPKEKEQPALAPSPPPSHAPGSEVHGQWERLSQTEETGARTASAPKVGVPSASPSRLSEALAEPAHTFPSSQGHRRDLSHWNKVKVLLNRIRWRSPRPAEPAAPRDGSAPRIASRDLSERPPGQTLQKTFMPSLVVKKQRAKNLTVC; from the exons ATGCTGGGCCGGCGGCGCGTCTTCGCCGTGGAGCCGCTGGGCGGCCGGG ATGGGGCTGGCGAGGACCTGGCACGTGGTTGTGTAGTGCCTGGAGTCACCAGCACCTACAGACGGATCCCGGATGCCGCTCCAGGGTGGTTGGCAGACTCCTGCAAGGGGCATGGCAGGCTGAGAGCACCCGGGAGGCAGGTGCCACTTCTCAAACTGGCCTCCCAGGACTCAGGAGTGGAGATGGCGGTTGGGGACAGCTCCCTAGCCACCTCACCGGGCCTTTCTCAAGACTCTCTGAACTTTGAGCCCATGCGGAGCGCTGAGCCCCTGGCCCTTGGTGCCATGGAGCCTCCTGCCCACCTAAGCCGGCTTCTAGCCAGCCGTAAGCTGGAGCAGGTGCTGGAGCGGTCCCGCCAACTCCCGACTTCCTCTGCCAGCTTGTCACACTACCGCTCCCCAAAGCCACCAAGCAACCCTGAGTGTGAAATGCCCCTTTTTGGAGCAGGAGGACAGGAGGCCACTGAGGCAGAGAGTGACCTAGAGGCAGGCCTGGAAGAAGCAGAGGTG GTGGGGGGCTTGGGGCCTGAAGCCTGGGCCTGCCTCCCAGGGCAGGGTCTTCGCTACCTGGAACACCTGTGCCTGGTGCTGGAGCAGATGGCGAGGCTGCAGCAGCTCTGCCTGCAGCTGCAGACTCGGAGGGGCCCTGGG GATCCCAAAGAGAAGGAGCAGCCAGCCCTGGCGCCTTCACCTCCACCCTCTCACGCCCCAGGCAGTGAGGTACACGGGCAGTGGGAGCGGCTCAGCCAGACAGAGGAGACAG GAGCAAGGACAGCTTCCGCCCCAAAGGTAGGGGTGCCCAGCGCCAGCCCTTCCAGGCTGTCAGAGGCCCTGGCAGAGCCAGCTCACACCTTTCCATCCTCCCAGGGACACAGG CGGGATCTCTCCCACTGGAACAAGGTCAAGGTCCTGCTCAACCGGATCCGGTGGAGGAGCCCTCGACCTGCTGAACCCGCTGCCCCTCGTGATGGCTCTGCCCCCAG GATTGCATCAAGGGACCTCTCTGAAAGGCCTCCAGGCCAAACCCTCCAGAAGACCTTTATGCCATCATTAGTGGTTAAGAAGCAACGAGCAAAAAACCTTACTGTATGCTGA
- the C9H8orf58 gene encoding uncharacterized protein C8orf58 homolog isoform X6 has protein sequence MLGRRRVFAVEPLGGRDGAGEDLARGCVVPGVTSTYRRIPDAAPGWLADSCKGHGRLRAPGRQVPLLKLASQDSGVEMAVGDSSLATSPGLSQDSLNFEPMRSAEPLALGAMEPPAHLSRLLASRKLEQVLERSRQLPTSSASLSHYRSPKPPSNPECEMPLFGAGGQEATEAESDLEAGLEEAEVVGGLGPEAWACLPGQGLRYLEHLCLVLEQMARLQQLCLQLQTRRGPGDPKEKEQPALAPSPPPSHAPGSEVHGQWERLSQTEETGARTASAPKVGVPSASPSRLSEALAEPAHTFPSSQGHRVKVLLNRIRWRSPRPAEPAAPRDGSAPRIASRDLSERPPGQTLQKTFMPSLVVKKQRAKNLTVC, from the exons ATGCTGGGCCGGCGGCGCGTCTTCGCCGTGGAGCCGCTGGGCGGCCGGG ATGGGGCTGGCGAGGACCTGGCACGTGGTTGTGTAGTGCCTGGAGTCACCAGCACCTACAGACGGATCCCGGATGCCGCTCCAGGGTGGTTGGCAGACTCCTGCAAGGGGCATGGCAGGCTGAGAGCACCCGGGAGGCAGGTGCCACTTCTCAAACTGGCCTCCCAGGACTCAGGAGTGGAGATGGCGGTTGGGGACAGCTCCCTAGCCACCTCACCGGGCCTTTCTCAAGACTCTCTGAACTTTGAGCCCATGCGGAGCGCTGAGCCCCTGGCCCTTGGTGCCATGGAGCCTCCTGCCCACCTAAGCCGGCTTCTAGCCAGCCGTAAGCTGGAGCAGGTGCTGGAGCGGTCCCGCCAACTCCCGACTTCCTCTGCCAGCTTGTCACACTACCGCTCCCCAAAGCCACCAAGCAACCCTGAGTGTGAAATGCCCCTTTTTGGAGCAGGAGGACAGGAGGCCACTGAGGCAGAGAGTGACCTAGAGGCAGGCCTGGAAGAAGCAGAGGTG GTGGGGGGCTTGGGGCCTGAAGCCTGGGCCTGCCTCCCAGGGCAGGGTCTTCGCTACCTGGAACACCTGTGCCTGGTGCTGGAGCAGATGGCGAGGCTGCAGCAGCTCTGCCTGCAGCTGCAGACTCGGAGGGGCCCTGGG GATCCCAAAGAGAAGGAGCAGCCAGCCCTGGCGCCTTCACCTCCACCCTCTCACGCCCCAGGCAGTGAGGTACACGGGCAGTGGGAGCGGCTCAGCCAGACAGAGGAGACAG GAGCAAGGACAGCTTCCGCCCCAAAGGTAGGGGTGCCCAGCGCCAGCCCTTCCAGGCTGTCAGAGGCCCTGGCAGAGCCAGCTCACACCTTTCCATCCTCCCAGGGACACAGG GTCAAGGTCCTGCTCAACCGGATCCGGTGGAGGAGCCCTCGACCTGCTGAACCCGCTGCCCCTCGTGATGGCTCTGCCCCCAG GATTGCATCAAGGGACCTCTCTGAAAGGCCTCCAGGCCAAACCCTCCAGAAGACCTTTATGCCATCATTAGTGGTTAAGAAGCAACGAGCAAAAAACCTTACTGTATGCTGA